One segment of Leguminivora glycinivorella isolate SPB_JAAS2020 chromosome 12, LegGlyc_1.1, whole genome shotgun sequence DNA contains the following:
- the LOC125232023 gene encoding unconventional myosin-IXAa isoform X1 has translation MLLPDQTYEGAPAPAPARLPALLRAHRVRPDFFCANRPRRSAHARDARKAVTEGAGGERRRRVRLSATQHDASSSNEAVHLQRRLLSLSSELVTLRNHLHVGANAPQTATGGASAAPTKPGTPQPAVPPRAPHLLPPPAPPVPLAAPPQLPTHPPAPPESRWRGGAAPPAPVAPAPTPTPTPPATSGAADVDDLIHLRGPLTEDAVVRALQARFYHNKFYTWIGPILVALNGYTDGSNALTLSAARAQRPELARLVHDAVRHQADTGYPQAIILSGVSGSGKTYASMVLLRRLFDVAGGGPETDAFKHLAAAFTVLRSLGAAATAANSHSSRIGHFIEVQVTDGALYRTKIHCYFLDQTRVVRPPPGERNYHIFYQLLAGLTAEERTALRLEGYAPQDLRYLASPAPRRPDPDDATRFLAWKTCLGILGIPFLDVVRVLAAVLLLGNVQFADGAEGAETAGDAELQAAAALLGVAAPALLRGLTTRAAARGRAAARAPATAAAAAAARDALAKALYCRTVATIVRRANSLKRLGSTLGTLSSDSNESVHNQDAASRRASTNGGRGRAGAKSMAVLNDAVRHATDGFVGILDMFGFEDAAPSRLEHLCANLCAETMQHFYNTHVFKSSAESCREEEVGAAALEVDYVDNVPCIDLVSSLRGGLLAALDAECAARGSPEQYVARVRAAHRGHPRLAEPRQAGAAAARRFAVRHYAGEVTYDASEFLDANRDAVPDELLAAFDTRACEFGFATHLFGAELKILAAAGGPSGGVFRASPTAAAADGGSTLTQDFHTRLDNLLRTLVHARPHFVRCLRANHAEAPMLFERQAVAKQVRALQILETAQLMASGYPHRMRFRAFGARYRALWRRGGGGGGGDSLERDAPGACAAVLRAVAAAAAPPAPASPAAVRWALGKRHVFLSEGMRQVLERMRRGRRQAAAECIQAAWRRHRARRAPAPPAPPRPRPAPIAGTPPPEPTDKCDPHLVSRTCSLFGLDLERPPPLPPSRAYTVAGGVKLGYPQQRAVLCEWNEGDAAGALRLRPGDVVIAVGAARRGHVHVQVGTRTVAVPHRVLAPPRAPPPRLQPPPPAPPPPQPASA, from the exons ACGCGTCGTCATCGAACGAGGCAGTCCACCTGCAGCGGCGGCTACTGAGCCTCAGCTCCGAGCTGGTGACGTTGCGGAACCACCTGCATGTGGGCGCCAACGCCCCGCAAACAG CTACAGGTGGAGCCAGTGCCGCGCCTACCAAGCCCGGTACACCGCAGCCAGCTGTCCCGCCACGCGCGCCACACTTGCTgccgccgccggcgccgccCGTGCCGCTCGCAGCCCCACCACAGCTCCCCACTCACCCACCAGCTCCACCAG AGAGCAGATGGCGTGGAGGCGCAGCGCCGCCGGCGCCCGTAGCGCCCGCGCCAACGCCGACGCCGACGCCGCCAGCCACGAGCGGCGCCGCCGACGTCGATGACTTAATACACTTGCGCGGGCCGCTCACGGAAGATGCAGTGGTGCGCGCGCTGCAAGCGCGGTTCTACCATAACAAATTCTAC ACGTGGATCGGTCCAATCCTAGTGGCGTTGAACGGGTACACGGACGGGAGCAACGCGCTGACGTTATCGGCCGCGCGCGCGCAACGGCCGGAGCTGGCGCGGCTTGTCCATGATGCAGTCAGGCATCAGGCAGACACCGGTTACCCGCAGGCTATCATACTGTCAG GTGTATCGGGATCGGGCAAAACCTACGCGTCGATGGTGCTGCTGCGGCGGTTGTTCGACGTGGCAGGCGGAGGGCCCGAGACCGACGCCTTCAAGCATCTGGCGGCCGCCTTCACCGTGCTTCGCTCGTTGGGCGCTGCGGCCACGGCTGCCAACTCGCATTCTTCGCGAATT GGCCACTTCATCGAGGTGCAAGTAACGGACGGTGCACTGTACCGGACCAAAATCCACTGCTATTTCCTCGACCAAACGCGCGTCGTCCGCCCGCCGCCCGGAGAGCGCAACTACCACATATTTTACCAGCTGTTAGCCGGACTCACTGCCGAAGAACGCACTGCGTTGAGACTCGAAGGCTACGCGCCCCAAGATTTGCGGTACCTCGCTTCGCCAGCGCCACGACGGCCGGACCCTGATGACGCGACACGTTTCCTCGCCTGGAAGACATGTCTTGGAATCCTCGGCATTCCATTTTTGGATGTTGTGCGAGTTCTGGCTGCAGTGTTGCTACTTGGAAATGTCCAGTTTGCGGATGGTGCAGAAGGCGCTGAAACGGCTGGTGACGCTGAGCTGCAAGCTGCGGCAGCTTTGCTCGGAGTAGCGGCACCAGCTTTGCTACGTGGACTGACAACGCGAGCTGCCGCAAGAGGTCGTGCTGCCGCCCGTGCACCTGCAACCGCTGCTGCGGCTGCCGCAGCACGTGACGCCCTTGCCAAAGCCCTTTACTGCCGCACAGTCGCCACCATCGTACGGCGAGCCAACTCGTTAAAACGCCTCGGCTCAACATTAGGCACATTGTCTTCGGACTCAAACGAATCAGTACACAACCAGGATGCGGCATCACGTCGCGCGTCGACTAATGGTGGGCGCGGCCGAGCCGGAGCCAAGTCCATGGCAGTGCTTAACGACGCAGTGCGCCACGCCACAGACGGCTTCGTCGGAATCCTTGATATGTTCGGGTTTGAAGACGCGGCTCCATCGCGTCTAGAACACCTGTGTGCCAATTTGTGCGCGGAAACTATGCAGCACTTCTATAACACACATGTTTTTAAATCATCGGCGGAATCGTGTCGCGAAGAAGAGGTGGGCGCGGCGGCGttggaagtagattacgtggATAATGTACCGTGCATAGATCTGGTATCATCGCTGCGTGGTGGGCTTCTGGCGGCACTGGACGCTGAATGTGCGGCGCGGGGGTCACCGGAGCAGTACGTGGCGCGAGTGCGAGCTGCTCATCGCGGCCATCCTCGTCTGGCCGAACCGCGTCAGGCAGGAGCGGCCGCCGCGCGCAGGTTCGCCGTGCGTCACTATGCTGGAGAAGTTACTTACGACGCCAGTGAATTCTTGGATGCCAACCGTGACGCTGTGCCCGATGAGTTGTTAGCAGCATTTGACACGCGTGCCTGCGAATTCGGTTTCGCGACGCATTTGTTTGGGGCGGAGTTGAAGATATTGGCAGCGGCGGGTGGGCCGTCGGGCGGAGTATTCCGGGCCTCGCCGACGGCGGCAGCTGCGGACGGAGGCTCTACGCTAACGCAGGACTTCCATACGCGGCTGGACAATTTGCTGCGAACACTGGTGCACGCGCGTCCACACTTCGTGCGTTGTTTGCGCGCGAATCACGCCGAGGCGCCCATGCTCTTCGAGCGTCAAGCCGTTGCCAAACAG GTGCGCGCTCTCCAAATCCTCGAAACAGCTCAACTCATGGCAAGCGGCTACCCGCACCGCATGCGTTTCCGCGCGTTCGGCGCCCGCTACCGCGCGCTgtggcggcgcggcggcggcggcggcggcggcgactcGCTCGAGCGGGACGCGCCGGGCGCGTGCGCGGCGGTGCTGCGGGCCGTGGCGGCGGCCGCCGCTCCGCCCGCGCCGGCCTCGCCGGCTGCGGTGCGCTGGGCGCTTGGGAAGCGGCACGTGTTCCTTAGCGAGGGGATGAGACAG GTGCTGGAACGAATGCGGCGCGGGCGTCGCCAAGCAGCCGCCGAGTGCatccaggcggcgtggcggcgccaccgcgcgcgccgcgcgcccgcgccgcccgcgccgccgcggcCCCGCCCCGCGCCTATTGCCGGTACTCCGCCGCCGGAGCCGACGGACAAGTGCGACCCACATCTGGTTTCGAGGACCTGCTCGCTTTTCGGGCTAGACTTG GAGCGACCACCGCCATTACCACCATCGCGTGCTTACACCGTTGCTGGCGGCGTGAAGCTGGGCTACCCGCAACAACGAGCTGTTCTCTGCGAGTGGAACGAAGGCGACGCGGCGGGTGCGTTGCGGCTGCGGCCCGGCGACGTGGTCATCGCTGTCGGCGCCGCGCGGCGCGGACATGTGCATGTTCAG GTCGGTACCAGGACAGTGGCAGTCCCGCACCGCgtgctggcgccgccgcgcgcgccgccgccgcgcctgcagccgccgccgcccgcgccgccgccgccgcaacCCGCCTCTGCCTGA
- the LOC125232023 gene encoding unconventional myosin-IXAa isoform X2 — protein sequence MATLGLSKVFILDKYFTELQKFWETEKKLQDASSSNEAVHLQRRLLSLSSELVTLRNHLHVGANAPQTATGGASAAPTKPGTPQPAVPPRAPHLLPPPAPPVPLAAPPQLPTHPPAPPESRWRGGAAPPAPVAPAPTPTPTPPATSGAADVDDLIHLRGPLTEDAVVRALQARFYHNKFYTWIGPILVALNGYTDGSNALTLSAARAQRPELARLVHDAVRHQADTGYPQAIILSGVSGSGKTYASMVLLRRLFDVAGGGPETDAFKHLAAAFTVLRSLGAAATAANSHSSRIGHFIEVQVTDGALYRTKIHCYFLDQTRVVRPPPGERNYHIFYQLLAGLTAEERTALRLEGYAPQDLRYLASPAPRRPDPDDATRFLAWKTCLGILGIPFLDVVRVLAAVLLLGNVQFADGAEGAETAGDAELQAAAALLGVAAPALLRGLTTRAAARGRAAARAPATAAAAAAARDALAKALYCRTVATIVRRANSLKRLGSTLGTLSSDSNESVHNQDAASRRASTNGGRGRAGAKSMAVLNDAVRHATDGFVGILDMFGFEDAAPSRLEHLCANLCAETMQHFYNTHVFKSSAESCREEEVGAAALEVDYVDNVPCIDLVSSLRGGLLAALDAECAARGSPEQYVARVRAAHRGHPRLAEPRQAGAAAARRFAVRHYAGEVTYDASEFLDANRDAVPDELLAAFDTRACEFGFATHLFGAELKILAAAGGPSGGVFRASPTAAAADGGSTLTQDFHTRLDNLLRTLVHARPHFVRCLRANHAEAPMLFERQAVAKQVRALQILETAQLMASGYPHRMRFRAFGARYRALWRRGGGGGGGDSLERDAPGACAAVLRAVAAAAAPPAPASPAAVRWALGKRHVFLSEGMRQVLERMRRGRRQAAAECIQAAWRRHRARRAPAPPAPPRPRPAPIAGTPPPEPTDKCDPHLVSRTCSLFGLDLERPPPLPPSRAYTVAGGVKLGYPQQRAVLCEWNEGDAAGALRLRPGDVVIAVGAARRGHVHVQVGTRTVAVPHRVLAPPRAPPPRLQPPPPAPPPPQPASA from the exons ATGGCCACGCTCGGCCTCTCCAAGGTGTTCATCCTCGACAAGTACTTCACCGAGCTGCAAAAGTTCTGGGAGACGGAGAAGAAGCTGCAAG ACGCGTCGTCATCGAACGAGGCAGTCCACCTGCAGCGGCGGCTACTGAGCCTCAGCTCCGAGCTGGTGACGTTGCGGAACCACCTGCATGTGGGCGCCAACGCCCCGCAAACAG CTACAGGTGGAGCCAGTGCCGCGCCTACCAAGCCCGGTACACCGCAGCCAGCTGTCCCGCCACGCGCGCCACACTTGCTgccgccgccggcgccgccCGTGCCGCTCGCAGCCCCACCACAGCTCCCCACTCACCCACCAGCTCCACCAG AGAGCAGATGGCGTGGAGGCGCAGCGCCGCCGGCGCCCGTAGCGCCCGCGCCAACGCCGACGCCGACGCCGCCAGCCACGAGCGGCGCCGCCGACGTCGATGACTTAATACACTTGCGCGGGCCGCTCACGGAAGATGCAGTGGTGCGCGCGCTGCAAGCGCGGTTCTACCATAACAAATTCTAC ACGTGGATCGGTCCAATCCTAGTGGCGTTGAACGGGTACACGGACGGGAGCAACGCGCTGACGTTATCGGCCGCGCGCGCGCAACGGCCGGAGCTGGCGCGGCTTGTCCATGATGCAGTCAGGCATCAGGCAGACACCGGTTACCCGCAGGCTATCATACTGTCAG GTGTATCGGGATCGGGCAAAACCTACGCGTCGATGGTGCTGCTGCGGCGGTTGTTCGACGTGGCAGGCGGAGGGCCCGAGACCGACGCCTTCAAGCATCTGGCGGCCGCCTTCACCGTGCTTCGCTCGTTGGGCGCTGCGGCCACGGCTGCCAACTCGCATTCTTCGCGAATT GGCCACTTCATCGAGGTGCAAGTAACGGACGGTGCACTGTACCGGACCAAAATCCACTGCTATTTCCTCGACCAAACGCGCGTCGTCCGCCCGCCGCCCGGAGAGCGCAACTACCACATATTTTACCAGCTGTTAGCCGGACTCACTGCCGAAGAACGCACTGCGTTGAGACTCGAAGGCTACGCGCCCCAAGATTTGCGGTACCTCGCTTCGCCAGCGCCACGACGGCCGGACCCTGATGACGCGACACGTTTCCTCGCCTGGAAGACATGTCTTGGAATCCTCGGCATTCCATTTTTGGATGTTGTGCGAGTTCTGGCTGCAGTGTTGCTACTTGGAAATGTCCAGTTTGCGGATGGTGCAGAAGGCGCTGAAACGGCTGGTGACGCTGAGCTGCAAGCTGCGGCAGCTTTGCTCGGAGTAGCGGCACCAGCTTTGCTACGTGGACTGACAACGCGAGCTGCCGCAAGAGGTCGTGCTGCCGCCCGTGCACCTGCAACCGCTGCTGCGGCTGCCGCAGCACGTGACGCCCTTGCCAAAGCCCTTTACTGCCGCACAGTCGCCACCATCGTACGGCGAGCCAACTCGTTAAAACGCCTCGGCTCAACATTAGGCACATTGTCTTCGGACTCAAACGAATCAGTACACAACCAGGATGCGGCATCACGTCGCGCGTCGACTAATGGTGGGCGCGGCCGAGCCGGAGCCAAGTCCATGGCAGTGCTTAACGACGCAGTGCGCCACGCCACAGACGGCTTCGTCGGAATCCTTGATATGTTCGGGTTTGAAGACGCGGCTCCATCGCGTCTAGAACACCTGTGTGCCAATTTGTGCGCGGAAACTATGCAGCACTTCTATAACACACATGTTTTTAAATCATCGGCGGAATCGTGTCGCGAAGAAGAGGTGGGCGCGGCGGCGttggaagtagattacgtggATAATGTACCGTGCATAGATCTGGTATCATCGCTGCGTGGTGGGCTTCTGGCGGCACTGGACGCTGAATGTGCGGCGCGGGGGTCACCGGAGCAGTACGTGGCGCGAGTGCGAGCTGCTCATCGCGGCCATCCTCGTCTGGCCGAACCGCGTCAGGCAGGAGCGGCCGCCGCGCGCAGGTTCGCCGTGCGTCACTATGCTGGAGAAGTTACTTACGACGCCAGTGAATTCTTGGATGCCAACCGTGACGCTGTGCCCGATGAGTTGTTAGCAGCATTTGACACGCGTGCCTGCGAATTCGGTTTCGCGACGCATTTGTTTGGGGCGGAGTTGAAGATATTGGCAGCGGCGGGTGGGCCGTCGGGCGGAGTATTCCGGGCCTCGCCGACGGCGGCAGCTGCGGACGGAGGCTCTACGCTAACGCAGGACTTCCATACGCGGCTGGACAATTTGCTGCGAACACTGGTGCACGCGCGTCCACACTTCGTGCGTTGTTTGCGCGCGAATCACGCCGAGGCGCCCATGCTCTTCGAGCGTCAAGCCGTTGCCAAACAG GTGCGCGCTCTCCAAATCCTCGAAACAGCTCAACTCATGGCAAGCGGCTACCCGCACCGCATGCGTTTCCGCGCGTTCGGCGCCCGCTACCGCGCGCTgtggcggcgcggcggcggcggcggcggcggcgactcGCTCGAGCGGGACGCGCCGGGCGCGTGCGCGGCGGTGCTGCGGGCCGTGGCGGCGGCCGCCGCTCCGCCCGCGCCGGCCTCGCCGGCTGCGGTGCGCTGGGCGCTTGGGAAGCGGCACGTGTTCCTTAGCGAGGGGATGAGACAG GTGCTGGAACGAATGCGGCGCGGGCGTCGCCAAGCAGCCGCCGAGTGCatccaggcggcgtggcggcgccaccgcgcgcgccgcgcgcccgcgccgcccgcgccgccgcggcCCCGCCCCGCGCCTATTGCCGGTACTCCGCCGCCGGAGCCGACGGACAAGTGCGACCCACATCTGGTTTCGAGGACCTGCTCGCTTTTCGGGCTAGACTTG GAGCGACCACCGCCATTACCACCATCGCGTGCTTACACCGTTGCTGGCGGCGTGAAGCTGGGCTACCCGCAACAACGAGCTGTTCTCTGCGAGTGGAACGAAGGCGACGCGGCGGGTGCGTTGCGGCTGCGGCCCGGCGACGTGGTCATCGCTGTCGGCGCCGCGCGGCGCGGACATGTGCATGTTCAG GTCGGTACCAGGACAGTGGCAGTCCCGCACCGCgtgctggcgccgccgcgcgcgccgccgccgcgcctgcagccgccgccgcccgcgccgccgccgccgcaacCCGCCTCTGCCTGA